The Xenopus tropicalis strain Nigerian chromosome 7, UCB_Xtro_10.0, whole genome shotgun sequence genome includes a region encoding these proteins:
- the post2 gene encoding posterior protein: MELVEKYVNKYASVDYNSSADESLTHQFKSLLTQCQSHNNKIKGNQLPKMVKKIKLANEIVMLLKMKGIAEQKAVQWNSEKAQLREDLDKFGESLMVAASTSAEHISELDKLREKVLMLAEQNKLLEEKLQECEERSRLREQHVTCLESKVGYSEEIAGSLKEQLKDANAQLAHKKHCVPSMRQNCKPGYDQDVPVNVCPVTEQEVRDRELGTRPQTLSSPSLFSPQSECTRQRVDNASIPTYRNNPSEPGTLKIQDVINLTQVLGKFDTNASAISLSNKLEAVIKQYNLGNKDACALLRAWLPYQLAAELRPPVGKPSEVLADVSENWGDARDRFGELQRIMGRRDTRGANALENARYRRGDDAILFCTDYLSLYKVVFNCPDMLSDDPNFLYSMANKCCVDYNTKIALRYARSYNTFVNVLRDWSQDSFESHRHISVVSTNHQHRRYSRRCFGCGKSGHIVRFCRRSMKQHASCTYSCHSVQRQEGDVQQNLNNDLLGHSPSMGPETVVPSENTDTDPTITDNTGDQKQSQNEPRREFHTPPCNTGKEGTTFPSCMPWVNIPLWLYSSWSHIAMQMLMANLAQFAQCVSN, translated from the coding sequence ATGGAACTTGTGGAAAAATATGTAAACAAATATGCCTCTGTGGATTACAATTCATCTGCAGATGAATCTTTGACACATCAGTTTAAAAGTCTACTGACACAGTGTCAAagtcataataataaaataaaaggtaaCCAACTTCCAAAGATGGTAAAGAAGATAAAATTGGCTAATGAGATAGTCATGTTATTAAAAATGAAAGGCATTGCTGAGCAAAAGGCAGTACAGTGGAACAGTGAGAAGGCCCAGCTCAGGGAAGACTTAGATAAGTTTGGAGAGTCACTTATGGTAGCAGCTAGCACTTCTGCAGAACATATTTCTGAATTAGATAAACTAAGGGAGAAGGTGTTGATGCTAGCAGAACAGAATAAGTTATTAGAAGAAAAGCTGCAGGAATGTGAGGAGAGGAGCAGGCTCAGGGAACAACATGTGACCTGTTTAGAAAGCAAGGTGGGATACAGTGAGGAAATAGCAGGGTCTCTTAAAGAACAGCTAAAAGATGCAAATGCACAGCTAGCACATAAAAAGCACTGTGTTCCCTCCATGAGACAAAACTGCAAACCTGGTTACGACCAGGATGTCCCAGTAAATGTCTGCCCTGTTACTGAACAAGAGGTAAGAGATAGGGAACTAGGCACAAGGCCACAAACATTATCTAGTCCATCTCTCTTTAGCCCCCAATCAGAATGCACCAGACAAAGAGTTGATAATGCATCTATACCAACTTATAGAAATAACCCTTCTGAACCAGGAACACTCAAAATACAAGATGTTATCAATTTGACCCAAGTATTAGGAAAGTTTGATACTAATGCATCAGCAATCAGCCTTTCCAATAAACTGGAAGCTGTGATCAAACAATATAACTTGGGAAATAAGGATGCATGTGCCTTGCTTAGAGCATGGCTTCCTTATCAACTGGCTGCAGAGCTTAGGCCCCCAGTTGGTAAGCCCAGTGAGGTGTTAGCTGATGTCAGTGAAAACTGGGGAGATGCCAGAGACAGGTTCGGAGAATTGCAACGTATTATGGGTAGGCGTGATACAAGAGGTGCAAATGCACTAGAGAATGCAAGGTATAGGAGAGGAGATGACGCAATATTATTTTGTACAGATTACCTCTCCCTATATAAAGTTGTATTTAACTGCCCTGATATGTTGTCTGATGACCCAAATTTCCTTTATTCAATGGCTAACAAATGCTGTGTTGATTACAATACAAAAATTGCCCTCAGATATGCCAGATCTTACAACACCTTTGTAAATGTACTTAGGGATTGGTCTCAGGATTCATTTGAATCCCATAGACATATTTCTGTTGTATCCACAAACCACCAACACAGGAGATATTCAAGACGATGTTTTGGTTGTGGAAAATCTGGTCATATTGTTAGATTTTGCAGGCGTTCTATGAAACAACATGCTTCTTGTACTTACTCATGTCATTCAGTACAGAGACAAGAGGGGGATGTACAGCAAAATCTAAATAATGATCTCCTTGGCCACAGCCCTTCCATGGGGCCTGAAACTGTTGTCCCCTCTGAGAATACAGACACAGATCCCACAATTACAGACAACACAGGAGACCAAAAACAAAGCCAAAATGAGCCCAGAAGGGAATTCCACACCCCTCCTTGTAATACAGGGAAAGAAGGGACAACGTTCCCATCTTGTATGCCTTGGGTGAATATTCCACTCTGGCTTTACAGCAGCTGGTCACATATTGCTATGCAAATGCTAATGGCCAACTTAGCACAGTTTGCCCAGTGTGTGTCCAACTGA